Proteins from a single region of Panulirus ornatus isolate Po-2019 chromosome 66, ASM3632096v1, whole genome shotgun sequence:
- the lwr gene encoding SUMO-conjugating enzyme UBC9-B: protein MSGIAIARLAEERKAWRKDHPFGFIARPTKNPDGTLNLMNWECAIPGKKGTPWESGLYRLRMIFKDDYPSTPPKCKFEPPLFHPNVYPSGTVCLSLLDEEKDWRPAITIKQILLGIQDLLNDPNIKDPAQAEAYTIYCQNRLEYEKRVRAQAKAMSAPFE, encoded by the exons ATGTCTGGAATAGCAATTGCTCGACTTGCTGAGGAAAGAAAGGCATGGAGAAAAGATCATCCCTTT GGTTTCATTGCCCGACCAACGAAGAACCCAGATGGAACTCTGAATTTGATGAACTGGGAATGTGCCATTCCAGGAAAAAAGGGA ACCCCTTGGGAGAGTGGTCTCTACCGGTTACGTATGATCTTCAAGGATGACTACCCATCTACACCACCAAAGTGCAAGTTTGAGCCACCATTGTTTCACCCAAATGTTTATCCATCAG GAACTGTCTGCTTGTCACTGTTAGATGAAGAGAAGGACTGGAGGCCAGCAATAACCATCAAGCAAATCCTCTTGGGAATACAGGATCTCCTCAATGATCCCAACATCAAGGACCCTGCCCAGGCTGAAGCTTACACAATATATTG cCAAAATCGATTGGAGTATGAGAAGAGAGTACGAGCACAGGCCAAGGCAATGTCGGCACCTTTTGAGTAA